The Catenuloplanes niger genome includes a window with the following:
- the lysA gene encoding diaminopimelate decarboxylase: MRAHITSPEWLRTPDDVNALLPQLWPRHVVRGTDGVVEIAGKTVAELKEEFGTPAFVLDEDDMRARCREFRDAFHDADVYYAGKAFLCKAVVRIIAEEGLHLDVCSGGELATALAAGMDPARIGFHGNNKSVAELERAVDAGVGRIIVDSIHEIDRLTEIVRARETSQKVLIRVTPGVEAHTHEFIATAHEDQKFGFSIAGGTAYRAALKVLDEGTLELRGFHSHIGSQIFDTSGFELAARRVLELVGEIRTARGVDLPELDLGGGFGIAYTTQDDPSAPKDLADRMRKIVEDECEAQQLVKPHVSIEPGRAIVGPAMFTLYEVGTVKDLEMRTYVSVDGGMSDNIRTALYDASYSATVASRRSDSQPILARVVGKHCESGDIVVKDEFLPADVQPGDLIAVPGTGAYCRSMASNYNHVPRPPVIAVRGGAARVIVRRETEADLLALDVG, from the coding sequence ATGCGCGCGCACATCACCAGCCCCGAGTGGCTGCGCACGCCGGACGACGTCAACGCGCTGCTCCCGCAGCTCTGGCCGCGGCACGTCGTGCGCGGCACCGACGGCGTGGTCGAGATCGCCGGTAAGACGGTCGCGGAGCTCAAGGAGGAGTTCGGCACGCCCGCGTTCGTGCTGGACGAGGACGACATGCGGGCCCGCTGCCGCGAGTTCCGGGACGCGTTCCACGACGCCGACGTCTACTACGCCGGCAAGGCGTTCCTCTGCAAGGCGGTCGTCCGGATCATCGCGGAGGAGGGCCTCCACCTGGACGTCTGCTCCGGCGGCGAGCTGGCCACCGCGCTCGCGGCCGGCATGGACCCCGCGAGGATCGGTTTCCACGGCAACAACAAGTCGGTCGCCGAGCTGGAGAGGGCCGTCGACGCGGGCGTCGGCCGGATCATCGTGGACTCGATCCACGAGATCGACCGGCTCACCGAGATCGTCAGGGCCAGGGAAACGAGCCAGAAGGTCCTCATCCGCGTCACCCCCGGCGTGGAGGCGCACACGCACGAGTTCATCGCGACCGCTCACGAGGACCAGAAGTTCGGGTTCTCCATCGCGGGCGGCACCGCGTACCGTGCGGCCCTGAAGGTCCTGGACGAGGGAACGCTGGAGCTGCGCGGTTTCCACTCGCACATCGGCAGCCAGATCTTCGACACCAGCGGGTTCGAGCTGGCCGCGCGGCGCGTGCTGGAACTCGTCGGCGAGATCCGGACGGCCCGCGGCGTGGACCTCCCGGAGCTGGACCTGGGCGGCGGTTTCGGCATCGCCTACACCACCCAGGACGACCCGTCCGCCCCGAAGGACCTGGCCGACCGCATGCGCAAGATCGTCGAGGACGAGTGCGAGGCGCAGCAGCTGGTCAAGCCGCACGTCTCGATCGAGCCCGGCCGCGCGATCGTCGGCCCGGCGATGTTCACGCTCTACGAGGTCGGCACGGTCAAGGACCTCGAGATGCGTACGTACGTGAGCGTCGACGGCGGGATGAGCGACAACATCCGCACCGCGCTCTACGACGCCTCGTACAGCGCCACGGTGGCGTCCCGGAGAAGTGACTCACAGCCGATTCTGGCCCGGGTGGTGGGAAAGCACTGTGAGTCCGGGGACATCGTGGTGAAGGATGAATTCCTGCCCGCCGACGTGCAGCCCGGAGATCTTATTGCGGTTCCGGGCACGGGCGCGTATTGCCGCAGCATGGCCAGTAACTACAACCATGTGCCGCGCCCGCCGGTGATCGCCGTCCGGGGTGGTGCGGCGCGCGTCATCGTGCGGCGGGAGACGGAAGCGGATCTGCTCGCATTGGATGTGGGATGA
- a CDS encoding homoserine dehydrogenase, with translation MTKPAVRVALLGCGTVGAEVVRLLHDQAEDLTARIGAPLEIVGIAVRRIGRDRGDLPVDPSIFTTDALGLIKRDDVDVVIEVVGGIEPARTWLVEALRAGKSVVTANKALLAEDGGALHDAAAEGGADLYYEAAVAGAIPLLRPLRESLHGDRITKVTGIVNGTTNFILSSMDSTGAGFGEALEEATALGYAEADPTADVEGFDAGAKAAILASLAFHTRVTAADVYREGITEVTAADVASAREMGSTIKLLCIAARNVDAQGTESVSVRVHPAMIPRSHPLAGVGGAYNAVFVEAEAAGQLMFYGAGAGGTPTASAVLGDVVAVSRNRLAGTWAPSESAYAKLAIRPMGDAITRYHVSLDVADRAGVLSQVAGVFAKHDVSIATVRQAGHGDEASLVIVTHTARDAALAATVDELRNLDIVRSIASVLRVEGDN, from the coding sequence ATGACGAAACCAGCTGTTCGCGTGGCCCTGCTCGGCTGTGGCACGGTCGGCGCCGAGGTCGTCCGGTTGCTGCACGACCAGGCCGAGGACCTCACGGCCAGGATCGGCGCGCCGCTCGAGATCGTCGGCATCGCCGTGCGGCGGATCGGCCGTGACCGCGGCGACCTGCCCGTCGACCCGTCGATCTTCACGACGGACGCGCTCGGCCTGATCAAGCGCGACGACGTCGACGTGGTGATCGAGGTCGTCGGCGGCATCGAGCCCGCGCGGACGTGGCTGGTCGAGGCGCTGCGCGCGGGCAAGAGCGTGGTCACGGCCAACAAGGCGCTGCTGGCCGAGGACGGTGGCGCGCTGCACGACGCCGCGGCCGAGGGCGGCGCCGACCTCTACTACGAGGCCGCGGTCGCCGGCGCGATCCCGCTGCTCCGCCCGCTGCGCGAGTCGCTGCACGGCGACCGGATCACCAAGGTCACCGGCATCGTCAACGGCACCACGAACTTCATCCTGAGCTCGATGGACTCGACCGGCGCCGGCTTCGGCGAGGCGCTGGAGGAGGCGACCGCGCTCGGCTACGCGGAGGCCGACCCGACCGCGGACGTCGAGGGCTTCGACGCCGGCGCGAAGGCCGCGATCCTGGCCTCGCTCGCGTTCCACACCCGGGTCACCGCGGCGGACGTCTACCGCGAGGGCATCACGGAGGTCACCGCGGCGGACGTGGCGAGCGCGCGGGAGATGGGCAGCACGATCAAGCTGCTCTGCATCGCGGCCCGCAACGTCGACGCGCAGGGCACCGAATCGGTCAGCGTCCGGGTGCACCCGGCGATGATTCCGCGCAGCCACCCGCTGGCCGGCGTCGGCGGCGCCTACAACGCGGTCTTCGTCGAGGCCGAGGCCGCCGGCCAGCTGATGTTCTACGGTGCCGGCGCGGGCGGCACGCCGACCGCGAGCGCGGTGCTCGGCGACGTGGTCGCGGTCTCCCGCAACCGGCTGGCCGGCACCTGGGCGCCGAGCGAGTCCGCCTACGCCAAGCTCGCGATCCGGCCGATGGGCGACGCGATCACGCGCTACCACGTCAGCCTCGACGTGGCCGACCGCGCGGGCGTGCTCTCCCAGGTCGCGGGCGTCTTCGCCAAGCACGACGTCTCGATCGCCACGGTCCGCCAGGCCGGTCACGGCGACGAGGCCAGCCTGGTGATCGTCACGCACACCGCCCGCGACGCCGCGCTGGCCGCCACCGTCGACGAACTCCGCAACCTGGACATCGTCCGCAGCATCGCCAGCGTGTTGCGCGTCGAGGGCGACAACTAG